TTCAAATCCTCTCGGGTACACTCAAACAGTATAAAGTCTAAAAGTCTAAAAATATTATGGAAGATCAAATAACAATTATTAAAGATAACCTTTATTACGACGAGAGATCGGCGGGGGGCTTGGTCTACAAAATTGAAAACGGAAAGACTCTGTGGCTTTTGATAAAAACCATAAGCGGGGCCAAAAAAAACGGGCAAAAAGCAATTCATAAGTTCCCAAAAGGCCATTTGCAGAGAGATGAGTTTTTAAAACAAGCGGCATTAAGAGAGGTGGAGGAAGAGGGACAGGTTAAGGCGAAAATTGTCTCGAAAATTGGCTCAAATAATTACATAATCTGGGACAAGCTCCGAAAGAAAAAAATTATAAAAAAGGTAACGTTTTTTTTGATGGAGTACGCGGGGCAAAGCAATCTCAAGCATTACGATACAGAAATGGTGCTGGATCGGGAGTGGCTACAGTATGATGATGCTTGTGAAAAATTGGCATATGATTCGGAAAAAGTTTTGCTGAAAAGAGCCAGGATAAAACTTGAGGAGTTACAGAAAAAAAGCAGGTGAGTTTGGGGGCTTTTCAATGGTATACTATGAAGTATTTTGACCAGTAATCAGGTATAAATCAGGAGAGGTCGGACCCTCCTTCGCTCGAACGGAGCTTCGGACGGGCGAAGTAGTGGTATCCACGCCGCTGGGTCGATAAAATACAAAGTGAGGAGAGGTCGGATAGTGGTTCATTCCACAGACCTGGAAAGTCTGCGCTCCAAAAGGGCTCGCGGGTTCGAATCCCGCCCTCTCCGCCACGTAAAATTTGCTTTGCAAATTAATGTGGCTGAGACGTGAACGTAATATTTTACGAAGTAAAATTAACGTTCTTACGTCTCGCCTAATTAACTCAACGCTGCTGGAACGTAAATTTCGAAGAAATTGTACGTTACCGCCAATTTAAAATCGCATTTTACCATCCTGCTTCGACGGACAAGGTCCGCTAAAAAGGTAAGTAAGCTATGAAATATTCAAGCAAACAGGATTTAGAATCGATAATTGAACGGATATGTGGCGGTAAATGTACTAGACAGGATATAAAGTTGATGCTATTTGATATCAGAGAATTTTTAGCCAAAGACAGTCCTCTGGGTGATATTGCCGATTGTATCCATTCAACAAGAAACAGGGAAATGCTTTATCCAGAATTGGAAGTCATGTAGATAATTTTCTCTCTGTAGCAATAAATTCGGGAGTTATTGTAGTTAGACCCATTTACGATCCAATTCAACTAATAACAGAACTAACCTTGACTTTAACTAAATTGGGCTTTACATATGATGTGAACATTATTAAATCGTATACTACTACCATCATCGAATTTATTTCCGAGTTCTTGGATGATACAAAAATAGATTAAAAAATAATAAAGTTTTGGATTTCCAAAGATGAATTGGCAAAATTGAGTGAATTAGATTTTTTTAAAGATTTCATTGATATAATAAGTTATGGGAGTAGATGAAGAAGGTTCGGAAGTTTCTGACCCTCTGTTGTTGGTAAGAACAATGGAGGACAGTTGGGTCGACTGCGGACGTAAAATCGACGACACGGGGTGGCAGAGAATAACAGAAATGGCACGATTAATTTACGGTGACGCTATGGCCGTTTCTGGAGTTGACACAGAAACTGCAGAAAGGTATGTTCGCATGGCTTATAGCGATAGAGACGATGTACCCAGCGAATGGTTTGGAAGTGAAGGAACAGATGACGAAAGGGTTGTAGAAGCCCAAGGAAAAATTATTTTAGCCTGTTTAGAAGAAGGAGGTAGGTATCCCCCCGAAGATAGACGACGTTTAGTACTTCAAAAAATGGCCCAAGATTTGTTTGAAAATGATTTATTTTCGATTGGTGTAACCCCAAGTGGTAGTGAATATGTTGTCTCTTCCCCTATAAACCGAAGCGGGTTGACGGGTACGGGCGGAGAAACATGGGTTATTAGAAATATTGCCGGAAAAAATCATATTACGCCCAGCGCCAGATCAGGCATGATAGGAAGAGCATGTTTCAGCCCGGTGATTGTTGGTATTCCTGGGGCAGAAAAGAGACGTAATAGAAGTCTCCGAGGTCATTCTCCAGAAGATGTATCTTCGGGGGGGACAGGGCCTGGGATAATAATAAAATACACAGTGTATGAACCAGAAAGATTACCCAGTTGTTCGATAGCGGTGGGAACACAAACCGATGAACGGTTAAGTCCTCTTCGATATTCTTTAAGATTCGACCAGTAGAAAAATTTTCAAACGCACACCGCTTAATTTTTCTAATGTTACAATACCGATATCTACTATGAGTTCTAAAGATCGACTTTTAATTGGGCAAGGTCCCGGACATCAAGACCAGCTTATCTCTATTACTGACCGACTCAGAGCAAGCATGACTAATGAAGAAGTTGTCTTTAGCCCGGCTTCTCAGGAGGTGATCAATAGTTTTGCCCAAGCGAATCAACAGCGTTTTCCTTCTATCTTAGATACTTGTATTGAAGCCTATGAGGCGTCTCTGGGAAGCCAACCTCCCGGGCATGAAAAATCCCATATTGTTGAAAATTTGAACCTAGCCCTCCAGATTTTTGGTCAATACCGCACCTCCGGAAATCCACTCACTAAAGTTGAAGAGTTAGAAGTCGCTCTGGCTATCATCGGACATGATTTAGGTAGATACGCCGAACCATCTTTACCTAAAATTAACGAGAAGGATTTGGAAATACTCGGACCAATTTTTCTTGGTAGAAAATTTCTTCGCGACTTAAATATCCCGGATGAACTCGGCAATCGCATTCTTTATGATATAGCCTCTGCCTCAAATCCAAGGACTGAGCACCGCACAGCAAATATTGTCCATAGGTGTGATCGCATCCAGCTAGGTGGAGCTGTGATGATTCCTCGTCTGGTCGGACTTGGTATTGGTGAACTCGGGCCGGAAGGCTGTGATTTTATCGTGCATCCACCAGAAGTGGCCGGGCAATTTCGGGATAATCTGCCTCATATTTACAAAGAGAGAACCTTGGCGTTACTTACTCGGTTGGAATTTTGGATGAGAAATGTTTATCCACCTACTCGCCCGGAGGAATCTGTTAACGATGATCGAAGGAAACTAGAGACCGCCGTTCTGTTAATGCTTGGAATGCATGGCATGGATGATGTGTACAAAGAAGTATTTGCCCCGGAACTTGGCCTTGTTTCCGATCCTAAGCCATTTAAAAGACCTATTGATCCTGAATTATTCAAAGCGGCCAGGGAAGAACATACCGCCTTTATATCCCAGGTTAATCTTTCTTCTTATAGTGACCAAGGTTCATTAGAACTGGCTACGAGATTAATGGAAACCGAAAATGTCACTATTTTACCGGATTTCGCTGATCACTTTCGGGAGCGGTTGGAAAAAAGTTCTCCTGAAACTAACCGTAATCGTTGGTTGGTTATGCTTTACTCCCTTGAGACTCGACACCAAAAAAGGTTGGCTGATATTTCTCGTCTTCAACATAAGGAACAAGGGGGGGCTTTGGACCCTCTCGAGTCTTGGATCAGAGCAGAACTCGTCGACCGAGAAGAAAAGTATTCTGCTATTTTCGAACCTTCAACTTAGTAGTTGCCAACTATCCAAGGTTGTGAATTTAGGTGCCAAACGGCTTTGAGTCATAAAACAGGTTCTAACTGCGTGGTTCGATAAACTCATCATTATAATCAACAGTTCGCCGCCAAATTTCTATTTCCCCTTGTTGTTCCGTGTACCATAGGTTTCATGGTGGCGTATCAATGAATGGCACTCGAAGCTGGTAACAAACTTTCATTGGCTACATCGAGAAAGGTGACCGAAACCCTTCGGCCTAAACAGCGGCCAAAGTAGCCAAGGTTTTGGTAGTGTCAGAAGAGGAAGTATTTAAGTCGATCATATAGAGGCTCCTAACTATGGGGTATCCTCTACTCAATCGTCGTGATGTACTTCATTATATTGTTAATTATTCTGTAGTTCCGTATAATCTGATTGCTACCATATAGGGTAGCTTTTTTTATGCCAAAATCATTTGACGATTTATTAGATAAAGACCAAATTAAAGAGAGACTGGTAACTGTGGTGGATGCGGAATTGGCTGACAAGATCTCCGAGAAGTTTTGGAGACTGGATTCTTTTGCTAACTTGATTTCAATTCCCTTTTTTTTAAACTTTTTGGTTGATTTTCTAAAGGAAACGAGGCTAAAGGGCACATTTAGTAAATATGACTTTTACGGATATCTACTTAGAAAAGTGTCTGGTGGCGGTGAATTTTTAGATAAATTAACACAGCTCGCTTTGGTCGTGGAACTGCACCAGGTTAATGAGTTTGACCCGACTGGATTTAGTGGAATACTAAACGGCCTTGGAATCAATTCGGAAGATTTAGAGCGGACTGGTTTAATAGAAAAAGACAAAAGGGATGAAAAAGATGTGATCGGTTTTTGCCACCATACAATTTCCGAATTTTTAGTAGCTAACTTTTTGTTCGGACAGGACGATTTTATCGATAAGTTGGAAAAATTTGCTTTGGTTAAAGATGATAAAAATGTATTGGCGATTGCCTTTTCTTGGTATGGGGTAATTAGGTTCTTATTAGACAGCGACAAAAGCATTGAGGTCCGAAATTGGCTGTTAAAACTGGTGGAGGGCAATAAAGAGTTGGTTGATGATGGTTTTTGTAATGCGATTACTTCTGTTGAATCTAAAGATTTATCCCAAAAAGAGAAAAAATATATTTTTGACCTGGTTTATGATACTTATCAGGGTAAAAAGGTATGGTTGCCAATTTGGACCAGAGTCGGGTTGCCTAATTTTTGCGGAAAAGACAGCTATGAGAAGCTCAAGGTTGATGTTCAAAATGGTAGTGGAACAGAAAGTGATGTCTTGGTGAGAAAAGGAACGGCAGTAGATATAGTTGCCAGATTAATGGAAAGCAATTCCCCTCTCATCGCCGGTAGTGAAAAAGAATGGTGGAAAGAAAAGTTGGTTGACCTCGCCAACGATGGTAATGACAATGGGGTGGTCCAGAGACACGCTTTGACAGCGTTGGCAACTTATCATGACGTGGGTCTCATACCAAGACTGGGGAGATGTCTTAGCCACAAGGATAACCTGGTGAGGGAGGCGTTTATTCAATTTTGCTCGGAGACTAATCCTAACGATGAGACAACAATCAATCTGTTAGTGAAGGGAATTGTAGAGAAAGGAACGGATATTTACTCGCGACACGGATTTTACCAAATTACATCAAAAGAAGGGGTAAAAGTATTTTTAAAACACCTGGTTAATAGTTCTCATTTCCTGAAAAAGTTCCTAGATAAGGAAAGTATTTTTAATAGTAAAGACAAAAACTCAGATGAGGTTATTGTTAAAAGAATCGAAGAGTTTACAGATACCGAGATTATTGGGCAACTTAAGCAAATTATTAAAAACTCCTTTGAACAGGGTGAAATATATGATCAGGGACGGTCATATTTTCTCAAGAGACTAGCTTTAGTTACAGGAATAAATTACCCAGAGTATATTTTTGAACTGATTGAAAGGATTAGGGAAAGTGACGGGGATAAATGGGGATTAGCATACGATTATAGTGATCTTTTTTCTTGGCTGATAACCACAGAAAATGTAACGGAATTTTATAAACGGCTTAGTGGTATCAATGAACGTTGTAAAAGGCTCGCAGAAAAGGTGATATATGGCACTAGGTACGGAGACGAGGCTGTCTATAAGACAGCTGTCAAAAATAGACTGGTAACTAAGATAGAGGACCTTGAGGATCATGTACAGAACCGTGACAGAGATGGAGAAATTCTTAAAGAATTTCGACAGTTTTTGGGGACCGATAGTGACAAAAAATATTTTCCGTCAGTATTTGAGTATTTTGTCCAAAACCAGAAACTGATCACATCGAAATGGACGAAGCAAGAAAAGGAACGATTAAAAAAATTGGTAATAAATGAAGGGCTTGAGAAGATTGATCCTAAAAATATTGTAGTAAAAATTCAAAAGAGTGAAGGCGGTAGGGCTAATCAGTACAATATTTCAAGAGTGGCGTCATATTTTGGAGACGTGGTAAGGACAGCAATAGTATTAGGATTAAACCTTAATAAATACAGACAAAAGATTATCAACTTTATCCCATTTGCCTATTCCGACGATAGGCAGGCAATAAGTGAAGTTGTTGATCAAATAGAAGATAAAGATTTGGCGTGGGTCAACCAAGCCTATGCTGATAAAACTGGCGATATTAGGTATTTTTTACCGGACTCATATATATATTTAGTTCGAGACTATCGGGAGAAAGGTTGCGAACTTGGTTCAGCAAAAGAGATACTATTGTCTTTTGCTATAGACGGTGGATTGAGCAACCAGGACAGAAGGTATGCGGTTGAAACACTAGGGGAAATGGTGGACCAAAGTGATTTAGAGATCAAGGATGAACTCGAAAAGGATTTAGGGTCAGAAGAAGTTAATAAAGTAGCAATGGATGTATTAATTGCAGTATTTAAAGATGATAGAGCGATAAAAGAAAGAATCGGACAGATTAAGGCATGGTCAACAGAAGCAGAAAAATACGCAGTACCAGAATCGGGGGTTTGTCATTCAGTGTCTTCTGTTGAAGAAGAAATGGATGGAATGTCTTTAGCACAACCACTAATGAAAATGGGTGACGATCGGTACAAAAATGAATTTATCGGTCTTTTAAATTATTCAGTTGAAATATTAAAAGATGATGAGAAAAAGGAAGTTTTGTGGACCTATGTGAATTACTTATGGAGAACCGTTATTGGATATTTTAACGGATTAGAGAACAAAAACTTTGAGATTATCGGGGAATTGGAGGACTGGTTAGTCAAAAACAGAGACGTTGATAAGGTTAACTGGTTCGAAGGGAGATTGGTCACACTAAAGCAGTCCTACATAGAAGAAAGTAGTAAAAAAACCACTAGTAAAGCATTACGAATTATCACAGAAATATATGGCCATATTCATGACTGACAAAGATGGCCACAATGCTGAATTGAGGTCTGACCGAGAGTATCAACCTTATCCTTCTACCGCCAATGAGAAGAGTATAACTGAAGAGCATGTTTTGCGAGATGACCGCCCGATTCCAACACGACCTGTATGTAGAGTGGAGAGTGTCGACGAAATTTACGGCAAGGTTGTCGCGTTCAGTACCGGACAAGGCCAGGAAAATCCATTGACTGAAAGCGATAATCAGAGTGCAGAAACTGAGAACGATACCATCAAAGGGGAGGAAGATCGTTGTATGGAGTTTAAATCTTCCCTAAGGTGGGATTACCACCAAAGTAAAGTGAACACAGAACTTGAGCTTGAGGTTATTATAGAGATGGCCGCTTTTCTAAATACTAAAGGAGGACAGGTTATAATTGGGGTGAATGATGAAGGGTGTATTCTAGGACTTGATAACGACTTTAAAACTTTAGGAAAAAAGCAAAATAGAGATGGTTTTGGGCTTCAATTGGATAATCTTATCAGTAATTTTTTGGGTGGCGGAGTTTATCCGTACATAACGCTGGAATTCCAACAAAAGAATGAAAAAGATATTTGTATAATAAGAGCCAAAAGATGTAACCATGAAGTTTATGTAGGAAAAGATAGGGATTTTTATATTAGACGGTTTAAATCCAAGGTGAAATTAAATAGCGAAGAAGCACATCGATATATTAATGAAAATTGGAGGTAAGTACCTATCTCCTTACTTCCCCCACTTTCTTGCTACTTCAAGTAGTTCCTCGCCTAACTTCTGAGCACTATCCCTGTACTCTTTTGCAATCCTTTCATCATTAACTGTCATAAGTAGGGCTTTTTTTAGAAAATTTCTGTGTTGACACCATGCATCTATAAATCTCCTTAATTTGGTTCCAACCTCGATATCGATGGCCTCGATTTGTGTAGCTCTAAACTTAATATGTTGTTCACTTGTTGCTCTTATCCTGAAACCCTTGTGCATACCCTCAATACAAAAAGAATTTACATCTTTTGCGGCTTGTATTTTTACAGCTCTTTTATGTTTTCTATTCTCAAAAAACTCATTAATCCAACCTTCACCGAATTTAGCAATCAAGGCAATAATAACTCCTCCTATTGCACCAAGAATGGCCGTAATTTTTGGATTAGATAACAGCTCGTTTAATATATGAATATTATAGACCTTACTTATATTGGGTTGTTGCTAGATTGTATGGTATAGACATAAAATAGGTTCTAACTGTTCAACGGTTTATCGTCTATTTTTCGGGGGGACAAAGTTCATCAAACATGTTTGAAAGTTGGTGAATTTT
This sequence is a window from Candidatus Shapirobacteria bacterium. Protein-coding genes within it:
- a CDS encoding NUDIX domain-containing protein — translated: MEDQITIIKDNLYYDERSAGGLVYKIENGKTLWLLIKTISGAKKNGQKAIHKFPKGHLQRDEFLKQAALREVEEEGQVKAKIVSKIGSNNYIIWDKLRKKKIIKKVTFFLMEYAGQSNLKHYDTEMVLDREWLQYDDACEKLAYDSEKVLLKRARIKLEELQKKSR
- a CDS encoding HEAT repeat domain-containing protein, with translation MPKSFDDLLDKDQIKERLVTVVDAELADKISEKFWRLDSFANLISIPFFLNFLVDFLKETRLKGTFSKYDFYGYLLRKVSGGGEFLDKLTQLALVVELHQVNEFDPTGFSGILNGLGINSEDLERTGLIEKDKRDEKDVIGFCHHTISEFLVANFLFGQDDFIDKLEKFALVKDDKNVLAIAFSWYGVIRFLLDSDKSIEVRNWLLKLVEGNKELVDDGFCNAITSVESKDLSQKEKKYIFDLVYDTYQGKKVWLPIWTRVGLPNFCGKDSYEKLKVDVQNGSGTESDVLVRKGTAVDIVARLMESNSPLIAGSEKEWWKEKLVDLANDGNDNGVVQRHALTALATYHDVGLIPRLGRCLSHKDNLVREAFIQFCSETNPNDETTINLLVKGIVEKGTDIYSRHGFYQITSKEGVKVFLKHLVNSSHFLKKFLDKESIFNSKDKNSDEVIVKRIEEFTDTEIIGQLKQIIKNSFEQGEIYDQGRSYFLKRLALVTGINYPEYIFELIERIRESDGDKWGLAYDYSDLFSWLITTENVTEFYKRLSGINERCKRLAEKVIYGTRYGDEAVYKTAVKNRLVTKIEDLEDHVQNRDRDGEILKEFRQFLGTDSDKKYFPSVFEYFVQNQKLITSKWTKQEKERLKKLVINEGLEKIDPKNIVVKIQKSEGGRANQYNISRVASYFGDVVRTAIVLGLNLNKYRQKIINFIPFAYSDDRQAISEVVDQIEDKDLAWVNQAYADKTGDIRYFLPDSYIYLVRDYREKGCELGSAKEILLSFAIDGGLSNQDRRYAVETLGEMVDQSDLEIKDELEKDLGSEEVNKVAMDVLIAVFKDDRAIKERIGQIKAWSTEAEKYAVPESGVCHSVSSVEEEMDGMSLAQPLMKMGDDRYKNEFIGLLNYSVEILKDDEKKEVLWTYVNYLWRTVIGYFNGLENKNFEIIGELEDWLVKNRDVDKVNWFEGRLVTLKQSYIEESSKKTTSKALRIITEIYGHIHD
- a CDS encoding ATP-binding protein, encoding MTDKDGHNAELRSDREYQPYPSTANEKSITEEHVLRDDRPIPTRPVCRVESVDEIYGKVVAFSTGQGQENPLTESDNQSAETENDTIKGEEDRCMEFKSSLRWDYHQSKVNTELELEVIIEMAAFLNTKGGQVIIGVNDEGCILGLDNDFKTLGKKQNRDGFGLQLDNLISNFLGGGVYPYITLEFQQKNEKDICIIRAKRCNHEVYVGKDRDFYIRRFKSKVKLNSEEAHRYINENWR